One genomic region from Quercus robur chromosome 4, dhQueRobu3.1, whole genome shotgun sequence encodes:
- the LOC126723994 gene encoding cytochrome P450 705A12-like, translated as MATITDYQYYFLCFLLYFLSTLLLKSLFKTKNPLNLPPSPPVLPIIGHLHLLGPSLFKSLHSLSNKYGPLLYLRFGATRCLAVSTASVATEIFKTNDVTFSDRPPLAFSDKLPYGRYGFFIAPYGNYWKFIKKLCNSELLSARQVEQSQAVRHEELTWFLRKVLESAERKQVLDIGAELMKLTNNSSCRLIMSMRCSDDSDEAERIRQLVKESFEVGAKVSFGDVLGPLRFLAFWLYGRKAIDLTLRYDEILERVLKQHEESPQIENEDLVDILLKVYQDDKAEFKINRTHLKAFLLDLFIAGTGTSSEAMQWTIAELINHPYVFNKVREEIKFVVGSTRLVEESDVQSLPYLQAVVKEALRLHPTVPVVIRECREACKIKEFDIPEKTMVAINVYTIMRDGKIWDYPNDFRPERFMVSSKEKENAMEYIPFGAGRRACPGSKLALSLIHTTIATMVQCFDWKVGGEGEQVKANMQVGPGITMPMAHPFKCLPVVHFNPFASSM; from the exons ATGGCCACAATTACTGATTACCAATATTACTTCCTGTGTTTCCTCCTTTATTTCCTCTCAACTCTCTTACTCAAGTCCTTGTTCAAGACAAAGAACCCTCTAAACCTCCCTCCAAGCCCACCAGTCCTCCCAATCATTGGTCATCTCCACCTTCTTGGTCCATCTTTATTCAAATCCCTTCACAGCCTCTCCAACAAATATGGTCCTCTCCTCTATCTCCGGTTTGGTGCTACGCGGTGCCTTGCTGTGTCAACGGCTTCCGTTGCCACTGAAATATTTAAAACCAATGACGTTACCTTTTCAGATCGACCACCGCTCGCTTTCAGCGATAAATTACCATATGGAAGATATGGATTTTTCATAGCTCCATACGGTAATTACTGGAAGTTCATAAAAAAACTTTGCAATTCTGAATTGCTCAGTGCCCGTCAAGTTGAACAATCCCAGGCTGTTCGACACGAAGAACTGACTTGGTTTTTGCGTAAAGTGTTAGAGAGTGCTGAGAGAAAACAGGTCCTTGACATTGGTGCTGAGTTGATGAAGCTTACAAACAATTCTTCATGTAGGTTGATTATGAGCATGAGGTGTTCAGATGACAGTGATGAAGCTGAGAGGATTAGGCAGTTGGTGAAGGAATCCTTTGAGGTTGGTGCAAAGGTATCCTTTGGGGATGTGTTGGGGCCACTGaggtttttggctttttggctaTATGGAAGGAAGGCCATAGATTTGACCTTAAGGTACGATGAGATTTTAGAAAGGGTGTTGAAGCAGCATGAAGAGAGTCCTCAAATAGAGAATGAGGATTTAGTGGACATACTATTGAAAGTGTATCAAGATGACAAAGCTGAGTTCAAGATTAACAGAACACATCTCAAGGCTTTCTTACTA GATCTATTCATTGCGGGCACAGGTACCTCATCAGAGGCCATGCAATGGACAATAGCTGAACTCATCAATCATCCTTACGTTTTCAATAAGGTCAGAGAAGAGATCAAATTTGTAGTTGGTAGCACTAGACTTGTGGAGGAATCAGATGTTCAAAGTCTCCCATACTTGCAAGCAGTTGTGAAGGAAGCATTAAGACTACACCCAACAGTGCCTGTTGTAATAAGAGAGTGCCGCGAAGCTTgtaaaatcaaagaatttgaTATACCAGAAAAAACTATGGTGGCAATAAATGTATATACAATAATGAGAGATGGAAAAATATGGGATTATCCAAATGATTTTCGGCCAGAGAGGTTCATGGTTTcttccaaagaaaaagaaaatgctatGGAATATATTCCTTTTGGGGCTGGGAGGCGAGCATGCCCAGGTTCAAAGTTAGCACTCAGTTTGATACACACTACAATTGCAACAATGGTTCAATGCTTTGATTGGAAGGTTGGTGGAGAGGGAGAGCAAGTTAAGGCTAATATGCAAGTCGGACCAGGCATAACTATGCCCATGGCTCATCCATTTAAATGTCTTCCGGTTGTTCACTTCAATCCATTTGCTTCTTCAATGTAA
- the LOC126723997 gene encoding pathogenesis-related thaumatin-like protein 3.5 — MMTHFKTRTQTQPFSSKFHKQRLFFLPYFQPSFMALYILPILLVLSLSGAEAAVFTLQNKCRNTIWPGILPGSGQIQLMNGGFQLNPGEVVNVTAPKKWSGRFWPRRFCKFDSAGNGQCLTGDCGGKLQCTGAGGAPPATLAEFTLDSPVDYYDVSLVDGYNVRVSIEPLSGTGPTCKPISCLAELNRLCPVGLQVKRNGHVVACKSACLAYNTPEYCCTGAYATPDSCKPTSYSKVFKAVCPTSYSYAYDDPTSTFTCQDGNYLIRFC; from the exons ATGATGACCCATTTCAAAACACGAACACAAACACAACCTTTTTCCTCCAAATTCCACAAACAAAGGCTATTCTTTCTTCCATACTTTCAACCATCTTTTATGGCATTGTACATACTTCCCATTCTTCTGGTTCTATCTCTATCAG GAGCTGAGGCGGCTGTGTTTACATTGCAAAACAAATGTAGGAACACAATATGGCCGGGGATTCTACCTGGGAGTGGACAAATTCAGCTAATGAATGGAGGGTTTCAGCTTAACCCTGGTGAAGTTGTAAATGTTACTGCACCTAAGAAATGGTCAGGCCGGTTCTGGCCTCGTCGTTTTTGCAAGTTCGATTCCGCTGGTAATGGACAATGCTTGACAGGAGACTGTGGTGGCAAGCTACAATGTACTGGAGCTGGTGGTGCACCACCAGCAACACTTGCTGAGTTTACCTTAGATAGTCCTGTGGATTACTATGACGTTAGTCTCGTTGATGGCTATAACGTACGTGTTTCAATAGAACCTTTGAGCGGTACAGGGCCTACATGTAAACCAATTAGTTGTCTTGCGGAGTTGAATAGGCTCTGCCCTGTGGGATTGCAAGTGAAGAGAAATGGTCATGTTGTGGCGTGCAAGAGTGCTTGCTTGGCCTATAACACACCTGAATATTGTTGTACTGGTGCATATGCCACCCCTGATTCATGCAAGCCTACCAGTTATTCCAAGGTGTTCAAGGCTGTTTGCCCCACGTCTTATAGTTATGCCTATGATGATCCCACAAGCACTTTCACTTGCCAAGATGGTAATTATTTGATTAGGTTTTGCtga